Part of the Anomaloglossus baeobatrachus isolate aAnoBae1 chromosome 1, aAnoBae1.hap1, whole genome shotgun sequence genome, AGGATGTTGCTGTCTATTCCAATAAGAATTACTCTTGAATGTAGGATATAAATATGTGTCATGATTGGAAATATGCTACTGGTCCACTGGTGGTAAGATACTGAAAACAGCACATTCTGGAGCAAGACTATAAGATACGTATATAATTAATATTGGCTCTTTTTCCATCTTCCATTGTTCAGGGTGAAAAGCCGCTCGCCTTCTTATTGTGATGAATCTCTTTTTGGACCAAAAATAGAAGATTGTAGTTGGGAAGCACCATGGGTGAAAAAAGAAGAATCAATTCGTATTCGTCCCCTTATTTGGAGCCCCCCAACAATAATGCGACCCCAGAAATCCAAGACCAACACCAACCATATTCCTGTTCGGGCTGTTCACCCTCCTGATGACAGAAACAGTGATCTTGGGACGCATAATGGAAAAGGGAATTTTTGGAAGTCCCCAGAAAGTGACTCTGACTCTGGTGGATGCCCTTCTGTGGGTGATCCACCAGCTAGTGCCAAAGCTCGCCTGAGCTCACTTAGGAATGATAGTGCTCGATCAGCAAGCTGCTCGGGAAGACTCACTGCAAGGAGAGGTTTCTTAACAGACCGGCCACCCTGGAAATAATTTGTGCATTTAAAGAGTTGTCTCTTGTTCTTGTGCATTATTATGGCTGGCAAAAAGGGGGTCCATTGCTTTAGGTCCCTTTCTATGAGCCAGAAAGGAGTCACACTACATGAACCCCACAAGCTGTTCTTGTATTACATGAACAGCAATTTAGCGGAGTGACCACCATATAAGAAGACGGGCCCATACACatccagatttatatatttttaatgcatAGGGAAAGACATGCCTAACACTTATTACGTGCATATGTGGTTCATGATAAAGCATTAAAAAAATGTATCTGGTGCTACTCAAAACCACAACAAAAGTTAAAATTTACTAAGGCAACTGAGTAATCCCTGCTGTCAAAATGACAGAACTCTAGAGGGTCCACCATTTACGTCAGGTGGTTCCATCAATGACTGGATCCATTGTACAACACATCAGACAGTAATGTATTTACTTGCCCAACATATACTGAAGATTTCCTTCCATAATAGAGAAGGGTATTTACAAATGTCCACATACGCCATGATCTTCCTAGAAATTACCAGTCAGCCTGATAACACATGTAAAAACGTTAAATATCCCTCCTTGAAAATAGAATATAAATATTAAGGACATAATTAACAGACTGGTCAGGGTTGCTGGATGATGACTTGTATGTATGGACCCATCTGTTCAGTTGCCAGACAGATTAGAGTAATTCTGGAAAAACCCATAGAACAGAAGACCATGTCAACTTGTCCCCACTGGAGATGTCAAAGGAAATGAGTGTAGGGCTGTTGGAGTCTGGCAGCATAATATTCCCTTCTTCTTTGAAAACCCATGTGGCCAAGTGTTCATTTGTAATGGAGGAGTGAAAGAAATACCTGTTGGCGGAACAAGTGTACAAACCACTGCTCACTAAATTATTCCGCCAAATATATTCTACATAAAGTGACTTCCAATTACTGCATATTACACTATAATCAGCTTGAGGGTCAGAACATTACGGACTTGTGTAGGAGATCGTAAATATCCTAATAGATGGAGCAGCAAGATTTTGCTggctataccgtatttttcgttttataagacgcaccagattataagatgcatcccaaattcagagcaagaaaaggtaaaaaaaaaaaagggatccgtcttgtaatccggtggtgttTTACTGGAGGGGGCAGTAGCAGTGGTggaggaggcagtgctggtgcaacGGTAGAGCCTGGGACTGCGGTAGGG contains:
- the RITA1 gene encoding RBPJ-interacting and tubulin-associated protein 1 isoform X1, encoding MAWSYSSDVVLLPWEPGLGLGYRDSRTPVISDVDMSLDLSITGQRTSLPPKKRSAYRYKASNSFVDETLFGTSGGKVDPALQWTLGTPAQQSFVRNPEESKTTLSHATARTACSPVGTPRKKTQYRVKSRSPSYCDESLFGPKIEDCSWEAPWVKKEESIRIRPLIWSPPTIMRPQKSKTNTNHIPVRAVHPPDDRNSDLGTHNGKGNFWKSPESDSDSGGCPSVGDPPASAKARLSSLRNDSARSASCSGRLTARRGFLTDRPPWK
- the RITA1 gene encoding RBPJ-interacting and tubulin-associated protein 1 isoform X2, which gives rise to MSLDLSITGQRTSLPPKKRSAYRYKASNSFVDETLFGTSGGKVDPALQWTLGTPAQQSFVRNPEESKTTLSHATARTACSPVGTPRKKTQYRVKSRSPSYCDESLFGPKIEDCSWEAPWVKKEESIRIRPLIWSPPTIMRPQKSKTNTNHIPVRAVHPPDDRNSDLGTHNGKGNFWKSPESDSDSGGCPSVGDPPASAKARLSSLRNDSARSASCSGRLTARRGFLTDRPPWK